The Calditrichota bacterium genome has a window encoding:
- a CDS encoding orotate phosphoribosyltransferase, with product MTQDQALALLRDCGAFLEGHFLLSSGRHSGVYVEKFRLLEHPDLTEQIAGAIAEHFREANAEIVVGPLTGGVLVAHEVAKALKLPIAFPERVDGKMEWRRGFQIKSGQRVLICEDVVTTGLSVGEVVAAVKREGGNVVGIGALIQRGDTDLAPTPFAVVTLSLDSYSAEECPLCKGNVPLAKRGSRT from the coding sequence ATGACCCAAGACCAGGCACTCGCACTATTGCGCGACTGCGGCGCGTTTCTCGAAGGACATTTTCTGCTTTCGAGCGGCCGGCACAGCGGAGTTTATGTCGAAAAGTTTCGATTGCTGGAACATCCCGACCTAACTGAGCAAATCGCGGGCGCGATTGCCGAGCATTTTCGCGAAGCAAATGCCGAGATTGTCGTCGGACCGTTGACGGGCGGAGTGCTGGTCGCGCATGAAGTCGCCAAAGCACTGAAACTTCCCATCGCCTTTCCTGAAAGAGTCGACGGCAAAATGGAGTGGCGGCGCGGGTTTCAAATCAAATCCGGGCAGCGCGTGCTGATTTGCGAGGACGTCGTCACCACCGGACTCTCGGTCGGCGAAGTCGTGGCAGCCGTCAAACGCGAAGGCGGAAACGTCGTAGGCATCGGCGCTCTGATTCAACGCGGCGACACCGACCTTGCTCCGACTCCTTTCGCCGTCGTGACGCTCTCGCTCGACTCCTATTCAGCCGAAGAGTGTCCGCTCTGCAAGGGAAACGTTCCTCTCGCCAAGCGCGGCAGCAGAACGTAA
- a CDS encoding zinc ribbon domain-containing protein, which translates to MHCTTCGTEIPKGSNFCSKCGVEVNSSGRPVVVVQQKQERLWNPGVAAVLSFFFPGVGQIYRGKILRGLIWMAAVAVGYFMLWIPGAILHLICIINAYAGNPYKK; encoded by the coding sequence ATGCATTGTACAACCTGCGGCACCGAAATTCCCAAAGGATCAAATTTCTGCTCTAAGTGCGGCGTAGAAGTAAACTCCAGCGGCCGTCCCGTGGTTGTCGTACAACAAAAGCAAGAGCGGTTGTGGAATCCCGGCGTCGCGGCGGTCCTAAGTTTCTTTTTTCCCGGCGTGGGCCAAATTTACCGCGGCAAAATTCTGCGCGGCTTGATTTGGATGGCCGCCGTCGCGGTGGGATATTTCATGCTCTGGATTCCCGGTGCGATCTTACATCTCATCTGCATCATCAACGCCTACGCCGGCAATCCCTACAAAAAATAG
- a CDS encoding DUF559 domain-containing protein — protein MADRYYEDIPDKNWKNARAMRSNQTPAEKALWKKIRGNQLGTKFRRQHPIGKYIVDFVSLDEKLIIEVDGDTHADDSTHAYDETRSAVLARYGFRILRIGNRLIHRSIESALDQIVEALKEPPLVPPQRRGR, from the coding sequence ATGGCTGACCGATACTACGAAGATATACCCGACAAGAACTGGAAGAATGCGCGGGCGATGCGTTCTAATCAAACGCCCGCCGAAAAAGCGCTCTGGAAGAAAATACGCGGGAATCAACTCGGCACAAAATTCCGCCGCCAGCACCCTATCGGAAAGTACATCGTCGACTTTGTCTCGCTTGACGAGAAGCTCATCATTGAAGTTGACGGCGATACGCACGCGGATGACAGTACTCACGCATACGACGAAACCAGAAGTGCGGTTCTCGCTCGATATGGTTTCCGAATTCTAAGAATCGGCAACAGACTAATTCACCGTTCGATCGAATCGGCGCTCGATCAAATCGTAGAAGCGCTTAAAGAACCCCCCTTAGTCCCCCCGCAGCGCAGGGGGAGATGA
- a CDS encoding RDD family protein: MFCPHCGKPNPDDAQYCSVCGRELNAPAQQAAQEEQNKSLNVAPVQYAGFWRRVLAVIIDGLIISIVSVPLTWKFKFDGFTLSYGFGMIIQWLYFSLFESSFRQATIGKMAIGIVVTDESYRRISFARASGRYFGKYLSAIILGIGFLMAAFTEKKQALHDILADTLVVQK; the protein is encoded by the coding sequence ATGTTCTGTCCACATTGCGGTAAACCCAATCCCGACGACGCGCAGTACTGCTCCGTTTGTGGGCGCGAGTTAAATGCGCCGGCACAGCAAGCCGCCCAAGAGGAGCAAAATAAGTCGCTCAACGTCGCGCCCGTTCAGTACGCCGGATTTTGGCGGCGTGTTTTGGCGGTGATCATAGACGGCCTGATCATCTCCATCGTCAGTGTTCCGCTGACATGGAAATTCAAATTCGATGGCTTCACGTTGAGCTACGGTTTCGGTATGATCATCCAGTGGCTCTACTTCTCACTGTTTGAAAGTTCGTTTAGGCAAGCCACAATCGGCAAGATGGCCATTGGAATTGTGGTCACGGATGAAAGCTACCGCCGCATCAGTTTTGCGCGCGCCTCGGGTCGCTATTTCGGAAAGTATTTGAGCGCGATCATTCTTGGCATCGGCTTCCTGATGGCAGCCTTCACCGAAAAGAAGCAAGCCTTGCACGACATTCTGGCTGATACGCTCGTCGTTCAAAAGTAG
- a CDS encoding peptidylprolyl isomerase, with translation MKKDEVKNETEQAKPMSDTPKLEKWPADYPVDGDSVAVIEIEQDGGPIKGTIVCEFYPDVAPNHVRNFKWLADHHYYDNVIFHRVIKGFMIQGGDPTGTGQGGPGWNVNAEFNDRHHEPGTLSMARTPDPNSAGSQFFICHVATPHLDKQYTVFGKTIKGMEIVDQIANTPVQGSAPVNKVYMKSVKIMSRKDAGL, from the coding sequence ATGAAAAAAGACGAAGTCAAGAACGAAACGGAGCAAGCCAAGCCGATGTCTGATACCCCGAAACTTGAGAAGTGGCCCGCCGATTACCCGGTGGATGGCGACAGCGTCGCCGTGATTGAAATCGAACAAGATGGCGGCCCGATCAAGGGCACGATCGTTTGCGAGTTTTATCCCGACGTCGCTCCGAACCACGTGCGTAACTTTAAGTGGCTGGCCGATCACCACTACTATGACAACGTGATTTTCCACCGCGTGATCAAAGGCTTCATGATCCAAGGCGGCGATCCCACGGGCACGGGCCAGGGCGGTCCGGGCTGGAATGTAAATGCGGAGTTCAACGATCGTCATCATGAACCCGGTACGCTCTCGATGGCACGTACACCCGATCCGAACAGCGCGGGTTCGCAGTTCTTCATCTGCCACGTCGCAACACCGCATCTCGACAAACAGTACACCGTGTTCGGCAAGACCATCAAAGGCATGGAAATCGTCGATCAGATCGCCAACACCCCGGTTCAGGGCTCCGCTCCGGTCAACAAGGTCTACATGAAATCCGTCAAGATCATGAGCCGCAAGGACGCCGGTCTGTAA
- a CDS encoding MBL fold metallo-hydrolase — translation MQISVLASGSKANALFLRDGETRILVDVGLGIRGLIFALNELREKPEQISAVFITHEHTDHTRGLDSLLKKAQCPVYATAGTLTALSPGFMRKQKAFPMNGSTVDVGPFTVRAHSVSHDAAEPVAYSIHCGNETVTVATDLGEVSPELHTAFTDSTIAVIESNHDEELLRTGPYPELLKIRIAGSTGHLSNRQTAEVLRACQERQMKHVVLAHLSEENNHPDLARDSARTALDNPEIAVHLTAQKTVGPILLV, via the coding sequence TTGCAGATATCGGTATTAGCTTCCGGTTCCAAAGCCAACGCCCTTTTTCTTCGCGACGGCGAGACTCGCATTTTGGTTGACGTGGGTCTCGGCATTCGCGGGCTGATTTTTGCCCTGAACGAACTCCGTGAAAAGCCCGAGCAGATCAGCGCCGTATTCATCACTCACGAACACACGGATCACACTCGGGGACTCGATAGTTTGCTCAAAAAAGCTCAGTGTCCGGTGTATGCTACGGCGGGTACCTTGACCGCGCTTTCGCCGGGATTCATGCGCAAGCAAAAAGCCTTTCCCATGAACGGCAGCACGGTCGACGTCGGACCGTTCACGGTGCGTGCGCATTCGGTGTCTCATGATGCCGCCGAACCCGTAGCCTATTCGATTCATTGCGGCAACGAAACCGTCACCGTCGCAACGGACTTGGGCGAAGTCTCGCCCGAACTTCACACGGCCTTCACGGATTCAACGATTGCGGTCATTGAGAGCAACCATGACGAAGAGCTTTTGCGCACGGGTCCCTATCCTGAGCTTCTGAAGATTCGCATTGCGGGCAGCACGGGCCACCTTTCCAACCGGCAAACGGCGGAAGTATTGCGTGCTTGTCAAGAACGGCAAATGAAACACGTCGTGCTTGCCCATCTCTCCGAGGAAAACAACCATCCCGATCTGGCCCGCGACAGCGCGCGCACGGCACTGGACAATCCCGAAATCGCCGTGCACCTCACCGCACAAAAGACCGTGGGACCGATACTGTTGGTTTAG
- a CDS encoding RDD family protein, which translates to MRIKTLINSFSVEFPNMFCTKCGKELSDDTKFCPACGSAIGAAAPAAALSQAAPAAVRPETKRYHYGGFWIRYLAFLIDQLVIGVVLFVFVMIGLFLNAGSIMALSNLTDLEDADPEIIMSVILPWILIGLIATVAQWLYYALMESSASRGTLGKMALGLQVIGRDGGTISFARATGRYFSKIVSKFILYIGFFMIGFTQKKQGLHDIMCDTFVVYQRDTLDYE; encoded by the coding sequence ATGAGAATAAAAACTCTGATCAACTCGTTTAGTGTGGAGTTTCCCAATATGTTCTGCACAAAATGCGGTAAAGAACTTAGCGACGACACAAAATTTTGTCCGGCCTGTGGGTCGGCAATCGGCGCGGCCGCTCCTGCGGCAGCCCTTTCGCAAGCTGCACCGGCCGCCGTACGACCTGAAACCAAAAGATATCACTACGGCGGCTTTTGGATTCGCTACCTTGCCTTCTTGATTGACCAACTTGTCATCGGAGTCGTGCTGTTCGTCTTCGTGATGATCGGTCTTTTTCTCAATGCGGGCAGCATCATGGCCTTAAGCAACCTGACGGACTTGGAAGATGCCGATCCCGAGATTATCATGAGCGTGATTCTCCCGTGGATTTTGATCGGGCTCATCGCGACGGTTGCTCAATGGTTGTATTATGCGCTGATGGAAAGCTCCGCTTCTCGCGGCACGCTGGGCAAGATGGCGCTCGGACTGCAGGTTATCGGCCGCGATGGCGGCACGATATCTTTCGCCCGCGCCACGGGCCGCTACTTTTCGAAGATCGTCTCCAAATTTATCTTGTATATCGGTTTCTTCATGATCGGCTTCACGCAGAAGAAACAAGGTTTGCATGACATCATGTGCGACACCTTTGTGGTCTATCAACGCGACACGCTCGATTACGAATGA
- the pyrF gene encoding orotidine-5'-phosphate decarboxylase: MTDFLSRLKASIDRAGSPLCLGLDPDPAKIPAKFGGGIVGAQKFLEEIIIATWQKVAAFKPNTAFFEAYGSGGWLMLERLRFDCPPDVVWLVDAKRGDIEHTNEFYAKAIFDVLGADAVTVQPYLGMAALEPFWRHKDKGVFVLCATSNASASLIQQLDTGERLLYQEVAHQVKAANLNGNMGLVVGTTKPEALESVLSIAPELPLLMPGSGAQGGSMDVLKKVQAANGTALINVSRSVLYASNGNDCIDAAVTEVEKLRKSMA, translated from the coding sequence TTGACTGACTTCCTCTCCCGTCTTAAAGCCTCTATCGACCGCGCTGGTTCCCCGCTCTGTCTGGGGCTCGACCCCGATCCGGCCAAGATTCCGGCAAAATTCGGCGGCGGCATCGTCGGCGCGCAGAAGTTTCTCGAAGAGATCATCATCGCCACGTGGCAGAAAGTCGCAGCTTTCAAGCCGAACACGGCATTTTTTGAGGCCTACGGTTCGGGCGGCTGGCTGATGCTCGAAAGACTGCGTTTTGATTGTCCCCCAGATGTGGTCTGGCTGGTGGATGCCAAACGCGGCGACATCGAACATACCAACGAGTTTTACGCGAAGGCGATCTTCGACGTACTTGGAGCGGACGCAGTGACCGTTCAGCCGTATCTGGGTATGGCCGCGCTCGAACCGTTCTGGCGGCACAAAGACAAAGGCGTGTTCGTGCTCTGCGCAACTTCCAACGCAAGCGCATCTCTAATACAACAGTTGGACACCGGCGAACGCCTGCTCTATCAGGAAGTCGCGCACCAAGTCAAAGCCGCCAACCTGAACGGGAATATGGGCTTGGTAGTAGGTACCACAAAACCCGAAGCGTTGGAAAGTGTTTTGAGCATCGCTCCCGAACTTCCGCTCCTGATGCCCGGCAGCGGCGCACAAGGCGGCAGCATGGACGTCCTGAAAAAAGTTCAAGCAGCCAACGGCACGGCACTGATCAACGTCTCACGTTCCGTGCTTTACGCGTCGAACGGAAACGATTGCATCGATGCCGCGGTGACGGAAGTGGAGAAGTTGCGAAAGAGCATGGCGTAG